The Melitaea cinxia chromosome 6, ilMelCinx1.1, whole genome shotgun sequence genome has a window encoding:
- the LOC123654502 gene encoding uncharacterized protein LOC123654502, with the protein MGRCTICNNQFSDGVQCSACGKQLDFGCAGLTEAGWRRLGTDRRSAWRCPSCRTVERDGVVIRRNQISFHPPVLHCCKKGLTGQSHVHTARVKLAASIGLECRDIAYIVNMEVHLGYKSVELCSSMIFGAAAPPVTPGIHVTCHYKMIREIKLQMAEFHEIKDKLDYLPNLVEEIKSMKADIADLKKSCNFSAGLIDDLKGRLSAAEDKINNLNSQLSNSEQRSRLNNVEIKGVPSRKDENLFQIAEAICREIGYSFPKTQINNISRVPTYNSKEKAIVICFLNRYIKEDFISAARNHKLLKAEDLGFHGSQQRVFVNDHLNSESKQLLNKVKQTAKEKKYAYVWVKFGKIHVRKNDNSGVFIVNKLSDLNKFV; encoded by the exons ATGGGCAGATGTACAATTTGTAACAACCAATTCTCCGACGGCGTTCAATGCTCCGCGTGTGGGAAACAGTTGGACTTCGGTTGTGCGGGCTTGACTGAGGCTGGCTGGAGAAGATTGGGCACGGACCGCCGATCAGCTTGGAGATGTCCGTCCTGCAGAacc GTTGAACGTGATGGCGTTGTGATCAGACGTAATCAGATCTCTTTCCACCCTCCAGTTCTCCATTGCTGCAAGAAGGGACTGACTGGTCAGAGTCACGTCCACACAGCTCGAGTAAAGCTTGCCGCCTCTATAGGTCTCGAATGTAGGGATATTGCCTACATTGTGAATATGGAGGTCCATCTCGGTTATAAATCCGTGGAATTGTGCTCCTCGATGATTTTCGGAGCTGCTGCCCCACCAGTGACTCCAGGCATTCACGTCACCTGCCACTATAAGATG ATTCGGGAGATCAAGCTACAGATGGCGGAATTCCATGAAATCAAGGACAAATTGGATTATCTTCCGAACTTGGTGGAAGAAATCAAATCCATGAAAGCAGACATTGCCGATTTAAAAAAGTCGTGCAACTTTTCGGCTGGATTAATTGATGACCTTAAA GGTAGATTGTCTGCTGCTGAAGATAAAATTAACAATCTAAATTCTCAGCTGTCAAATTCTGAGCAAAGATCACGACTGAATAATGTGGAGATTAAGGGCGTGCCATCAAGGAAAGATGAAAATTTATTCCAAATTGCTGAAGCCATCTGTAGGGAGATCGGATATAGCTTTCCAAAAACTCAGATAAATAATATCTCAAGAGTGCCTACGTACAACTCAAAGGAGAAGGCAATAGTGATATGCTTTTTAAATCGATACATCAAGGAGGATTTTATATCGGCAGCGCGCAATCATAAACTGTTGAAAGCTGAAGATTTGGGTTTTCATGGGTCACAGCAACGCGTATTTGTGAATGATCATTTGAATTCTGAGTCCAAACAATTGTTAAATAAGGTCAAACAAACtgcaaaagagaaaaaatatgcTTACGTGTGGGTTAAATTCGGCAAAATTCATGTAAGAAAAAATGATAACTCTGGAGTGTTTATAGTTAATAAGTTGAGTGATTTAAACAAGTTTGTTTAG